gaaggatgagtaataaaaattaaaagagagatgcaagaacaaaagcaaaattgatttcattttctaatagtaattaacaaaaacattgcgatacttcttaataacaatagtaacaaaaatatagacattaatcagctggattaattaaataatcgagataacttgctacttctatttagtgggtatctttcccttctgtaaaaatgggcaaatgtattgcctgatcgccaattaccctttgctaatatatcgtccaaaggtatattgtcaacacagattttgacgctaccgccgagtggaagcttcctggggttgtagttattcctgcctcttttaacaatgtcttaatccacccgcatcatcgttcgggtgcctgcctttggttggcctctaacggatataaataaatttaaggaattagccgatgtccgtctatcttctaacaaggctttagtctttctgacccaatacactggacttagatttatattttcctgattatccatcaaacaacaacccgactgcctatgactagaactgtcggtcttagagccaaagactggccataagattaaattatctttgttgtttttgaaatgttctgggtctattgcaagcaaggaaagatcatggactcgcctttccgaaacaagctagcaaaagaaagagcagcagtgtgcctggaagttgcaaatggattattctcgtctacgtttactgcacttaagtaggttaccaattggtcaatattccagatggacggcttcccggggaacaggtttgctcagcgctattgattttaaaatgtgtccgactagaacgtgtgaacctagctctagagtggtttctgcattgcatagtgtagctataactgacttgtgtaataaaatagtattgtatgctagtttatttactatgtgtaagtccgctaaaaattgggtaagtataggtccaaatagggattcaaggattcataggatccaatttcatacttttcgccccaatttaaccatcgactccaagctgattgataagtgttgcgtgtggattgaagaagacttcagtcggagagactccttgtccctccccccccccatttccttgaccttggcagggggtatccccgttgctgtgtctatcggtttctgctcgaggttcatcagtgtgtagggtactgctaatgatcgggacttcaaatctgctcgccaaaatacctggtgccaccgaaggaactactatgagattaactcccgttcctgaattgagatgactgaggacctacggtataaggtaaggtggcggtaatacccatgctagcgggtaagtcaaaacttgagaaaaatgcatcgtggaaccccgctttcgggtccttcagatctaggggcacgtagtacacaactatgtgtccctgggctcgcttcgaggcaaataggtccactgctgatacaagatgccactccggtggaggtttgtgtcgggagagatggtctgcctgactgttgaatagggctggtatatgattcacgacgtgatagatttgatacagctcaagataactgaatactctgtacgtcaagttcggtaggctccttgatcgggtgccaccttgatttcttagatatgacaccacagtcccatttctgcattgaaaaatggctgttgatctctttagcaacttgccgtgattttccagttaatactgcaagcatctctttcagatcgcagtgaaagcctttttctctctcgttccatgaacccattacgggagttccgttcagttgtgcccccatcctacatcggaggcgtccgtggttataaggtgacagggaagtggcgaatgaatatccaaggtttggtggcagctgaccagccaccactttagatctgctaaggtatctgctggtaggttcaacattgctatactccattcaccgagccgtgagcccacaatgtaaccaaagaatgacactttttcaaaatggtgggtataacccgaccgatgacaaaaacgtcacatttttatgtaaaatgttcttagtatcgtggtcttcaattaagtagggttctatgtatgacagtcaagacttctaggttcattttacatgtaaacgatttactacatatttcattaaaattaagaaaataatttacggcatttattatacatatttgatttcaattaagtttgaaaagattgcataagttccacagacatcgttctaaaatatcatttctaatgttgtcagtatattactttcgtagttatttttataaaatatgatcattacttcaatcgtgacttataagaaccctttttatggtttgttcaccgtttggctcacggttccatgaatagggtaggtatagattgctgttcaacactgcattgaggaaagtgaggagagcccggtaatgcagtctgccgtatggaacaacgaaaacttgcgaagtttaaaagtcctatcaagctatgcaggtcttctaagtttgtcgtgctgtttgtcacgtagtgcgttttgtcattatcttgttgataatgcttgcgatttattcacttgccatccaaaacgtggtgcaaatgatcccaaagtaggcaaatatatcttggtgagccaccagaaaatcgagatacacaattataagtaacccttgagttttcaaagtttgagccacccaaattggtcactgtggcgaaggtcttgggtgccgtgcttaagccaaatggtaggcacgtaatctgaagcagtcttcttctgtatactagtcgaagaacatgtctgtgaccttcggctaccggaaggtagaagtaagcctgggcgagatccacttgcacagccattcgtctttctgaagaaactctagcacccgaaaaacatttattaaactgaagggttccgtaattatgaacttgttgagaaccttgagattgagtattggacggttctttccgtcgccttttgggcacaagaaacatattggaaagaaagctggcagaatttgcagctatcaatagaactttttgttttatcatttgggatatgacgacatccatctctttggactctctggtcaaatctggcattatctatcaaaggtggcttttggccaatggtatgcgatacccagttattatttttaacaagaaaggcggagctcccatttctttccattggtcttgatataatgttaggcaacccgcctggaaagtcataacttacgtgccttgttggacgcatcaaagtccgcctgcggtcctggacgctttctgtttcctctgttggacatggttcctattgtaatttactcgtgatatcccaagggagcttttagagttttgcgtcacacgccattcagcgtgagtgtgattaccatttcccttcgagggaaggttataatggcgactcttcgaaagtcgatccaaaaagccaccctgcgagggtagattgcaatgatggtacgacccgcaacatgcatgattggtaccctgcgagggtccgtgataatgagccgacccctgcgggggtggctagtatacttactggtccctgctttgtaatgatgctgctactcgcaacatgcaagattggtaccctgcgcgggtccgtgataatgaacgacccctgtggggggtggctagtatacttactggtccctgctttgtaatgatgctgcgtctcgcaaaatgcaagattggtaccctgcgcgggtccgtgataatgagccaacccctgcggggggtggctagtatacttactggcagtcctaggcggagcgtaccaagtctttcaaggccgaaaaccatcacacgccgagataatgagccgacccctacggggggtggctaacagacttactggcagtccgaggggagcgtaccaagtctttcaaggccgaaaaccatcacacgccgagataatgagccgacccctatggggggtggctaacagacttactggcagtccgaggggagcgtaccaagtctttcaaggccgaaaaccatcacacgccgtgataatgagccgacccccatgggggtggctaacagacttactggcagtccgaggggagcgtaccaagtctttcaaggccgaaaagctttcttgacaccaccagccctcttcaagtgcggtagtgaccagtccgaactaaggagatgctggttggaccgcacctcacaccattcttttttgtcaaaaagttgaacgccttgcaggattgaactagggccacaggtgccttaggaacttcgggcttgctttcttttccatagtcacgtgcacgggctgtggtagctttattatttaccgcatccgtatttgctttataagtcactcattctgaaaacaaattactgaaaaaaaaagtacacggaagaaactcgtgacaaaaaaggggtagatgtacaaaatattaacacttgatttcgcaaaatcgaatatcgaacggtaaaaccgttaacaaattgtataaaatattataaactcacctgtgttctgcgagagcactgagtttatttttcaacgaaatactacagcggttggttagaccaaccttctcgggcggaaaacaagacgccaatgacgaactgtggccgccgagaacactcgtcgcctcctgcctggtggggagtgaaactggtcggtgtgcgagagagatgcaagatatggggtagaaaaggacggagataaaagcggaaaacacgtaggtgcctatctcaaactagtaagcttcaaataacggtcaagaatttaataaaaatgaacaatttacaagatcagtcaagtcacagacaagaagtagagtttggaatggagtatttttttttttcaatcagcggtgtgcattcgatacctaaatcggaaatttattataaataatcgaataccaattttatatatacctattttttaatagcaacttatttcaattttatttattaattttaaattatattataggttcaatttgtttttgttgttaagaaaaaagatatttaagtttttagcattaaatttttatatgtattatttattttggtgttgcgtcattcgttataatttttaacttaaattgaatttttattacctattacggaattttaatttattcttatattatttctcaacaattttaagatttttgtttcggcggagggtaagcctggtgttctgaaatataatgcaatttgtaactaccaaaggtatgtacttatttgatgatgagaaacaataataataattgattgattttaaagtcaccaaatgtttttaaccgaatcccaaaaaagtggtggttctcaatttggatgtttgtttttggtcgaaagggtatattccccatatttgttattaggttcaggatctgatgatggaaaccttgagaaatcgagggcaactctcgaaaattgtaagcatagataaggttataacttgaacctcagatgtatatctgataacactatgagagtctcatagtgttatcagctccaaacctttactgtctcataatgagacagtaaaggtttggagctgacctgatgatggagaccagagaaggtcgagggaactcgacaaccgaacttctctcgtctccatctccttcactgttgcagaggcctcgtaaatacgaataatataagcacaaacacgagatagtttaaatattcagttgtcgagttccctcgaccttcactggtctccatcatcaggtcagctcaaagccttcactgttgaatagtgctaccaggcaaacacctgagtgataagatttcaacctatgtatttctgcaactttcgaaagtcgccctcgatttctcaaggttccattatcagatcctgacctgatgataatgggaccacctcggaagtatacgctatcaaacaaaaaaagaatcatcaaaatcgataaataaatggctgagtaatcgcgtaacaaacatacaaaaaaaaacggtcgaattgagaacctccgctttttgggaagtcggttaaaaataagacggcggcggccatctttccatcttggaccagctttcgatgaacagcgaactatttgccctttcaaacaataaaatcgtcataaaattttgcgataactacaccctACGGCTCttgtcaaatagctttgccgctcagttaaaaagttggaagtaacgaatcgccattaagtttggcagatctacaggaatcctgcacataaaacacccgaagaataagtcttcatttgccgtcttcagaaaccctaaaaaccgaagattttttttattccggctacaacgtattttctaccactgattttctagcattttttttcaaaataaattaagtcattttacttttcctaatttattttcagattatggtaagtatacaaaagtgcaatttagtaatattataatatcaaataatataaaattattaaatcgattctttattttaacgaatcgaatcattcgatgcaaaacttctatcaccgtcgccatcttgtctatgcgtcttcaaatttaaaaaacaaacatggcgagttcgatcagaattcccggtaattacgattggattttaaaaaggtatatttctaacgggatgctaaatatgaaaggtttgaatgcgtaaaaataatttaaatttatttagttattttatttagtgctcacaaatgtggtttgattggaaagaaaataaatatgagcgtaaataattaggaaagtgtatgactgattcgcagaccccaattggggtctaaaccgagcttacggtgacattgatgttcagaccccgattggggtccgctacggatttgacggttaaaggCCGTCCCAAACACAGAGGACCTCGTTGAGTATTAGATGGCCTCCCATCCAAGGACTTCAGAAGGACCAAGTCATAGACTCGTGTCACGGTATTGTCtgattgaataaaaaacatgtaattATGACATCTTCACATTCCACCTCACTTTCCTTGCCAGTGAGTGTTGTTTTTAGAAAACCAAAAAGGGTATAAAGTGCTACATCATGCTTAATTTACTATTCAATAATAGTGCATAAAGACTAGGtttcagtattaaaaaaataatgattgttAGACGTAAATCTTTCAATCAAAATCATTATGTCAATCAGTCTGTCAGTGTCACACACGTTCGTTTGACTATTCTGTTATTTTCTTTTCCACTTGGATTTTGTTTGGGTCAGAATTTCAATTAATAAGATTTTATCCACGTTTTATCTGCAAATTTGATAAATCGTCAGTGGACGTCACTGACTTTGGTACGATGTTACGAAGTCTTGTTGAGTATTATGCTGAACATGAGCATTATAGATGTGGCTATTGTAAGCGCCCTGATACTAATTATAGCCATGGtaagttttaaaacatttttgtgaacAAAAATCTAAAccataatattaagtaattgTATTGATTCAGGTATGTGGGCTCATGCTATGACCGTGAGTGATTATCAGGATTTAATTGATAGAGGATGGAGGCGTTCaggaaaatattgttataagcCAACCATGGACGTAACTTGTTGCCCTATGTACACTATACGGTTTGTATATTCTTTGTACAATTATGACGAAAAGCTTTCctttaataaagtaataatgcTTGTGTAGGCTAACATTAATATAAATCGCCTAAGTGGAGCTGCATGCTTACCTTGTATACCTATTATTGTTTGCACACAGTCCTTAATCTATCCTACTCATTCATAAGCATGTACAATTTCCAGATTCAAGAAGAGTATTCTGTTGCACAGTATACATTTATATAATCAGACACAAGTATCAATATTTCAAATAGCAATCTGATTTAACCTGCATTTATTCTTACATTTTTGATCACGTTTAATAActtcctatttatttttatatctagaTGCAGGGCCTTGGAATTCAAACCTTCAAAGTCGCAAAAGAAGGTTTTGAAGCGTGTCAACAAGTTGTTAGTTGGTCAAGATGGACCCGAGCCATGTCCCGAGAGTGGTCGCAAGATGTCAACTGGCAGCAGTGGCAGTGAAGTTTTAGCTGAAGGGTTTGAGGAAGGCGGAGAGCAGTTCATTGAGACCATGAGGGAACATCAAGATATTAACTTGGATATGGTTAAAAATAGTGAAGCTTTAGATTGCTCGGGAGATGAAGTTGGAGGTATaatttttgctctttttaacaACTAAACAGTATTATTGGTGTGACATAATATTCTTATGGATACTTGTAGACATCAATCTTGTAGTTCGAGTAagatttttattgcatttgcGCTTTAATACCAGAATCAAAGATTTGATCTTTGACTTTAGTTAGCCATTATAATCGTAAGAGAATAACTTTTGTGAAGGTGAAAAGTAATAATTGCTATTtcttaaatgaaaataacagaAAGAAGTACTTAGGTACGCTATGCATAATGAATGTCAGTGAAGTAtgacaaattaaatataaatactgtCACACATTACATGTTATTGAATTGTATTGGAATTCTGATATGTATGACTGTTTCTTTTCAGATAGCATGGTTCATAAGGATGTAATGAAAAATGTTCAGCTTGATTCTGCTCCACCTCAGgagaaaatagttaaaaaaggTTGGTTTCATAATTTTTAGGTTACCCGTAGATAGTTATAcgttataaatgaaataatttaacgttataacaataaaaaatatataatcacaCCAAATATAAACCTTTTCACAGGTTGTGTTCATTCACCCACGTAGGACACAGTTTTACTATACTATAAAAAGATGGCTTTAAGAGCATGCTATTTGATACTGATCTGTTCATGTTATGAACAGTTCTAATAATTACTTAAACAAAAACTTACAGATACAGGCCCTGATCCCAATAAAGCACCCTGTAAAAAAGCCAAACAGTTGAGGAGAGAGCGAAAGTTGGAAAAACTCAAAGAGAAGGGTATTGAAGTATTACCTGTAAACACCcgcaaaaacaaagaaaaacaaattgaaGATTTTATAAACGAGTTGCCTGATGATGTCAAGCATAAACTAGAGGTACTCAACAAATCTTACATTCGTTTTTTGTTTGCCattgtatgtttttttgtagTATCAAAATAGCAGAGTACTCTATAGGTGAACTATAGGTGGTATCGGTCGCCGGAAAGGTGAGCGAAGATGGCAATGTGATTTTTCTTATTCGTGAGTTAGGGGTCGAGGTACGTTGATACGCCCACTTTGGAAAGCTCGCTTTTTTGTTGTTACTCCATCAAACAGTGGAAGGAACTATTGCAGAGGAAATTAACGGGATATTTGCCATCGTAATTCGTCttctagccactatggcatcacataTCCGAAAAGTTCCAAAACATTTAATCAGGACACAGCTGGATACATTATCAAAGCCAAATATTACCAGGAGTGTACAAAAGTAGATGGCTTCTGTACCGTTGTCGAATACAAATCGTTCTGAGATGCTGTTCTCTCACGTCCTCCGTCATGTCATGATGTTGTTGATAGCACAAAGCCGTGTGACATTTGCGCTCTTTTTTCTGTCATAAACATCTAATGGTATCAGAGATTGTAAATATCTACAAACAATCGACAGCATCAAATATGTTTGTCatgatataaatacatatcttcAAATATGTTTATCATGATGTATCTTCAAATAAACGGCACGTGTTATTTTTCAGATAAAATTAGTTAGAACTTCACCGCCGAGTCCCGAATGGTTAGCAACGGCTAAGGAGACACATGAAGTGTACGTCAAATATCAAATGACAATTCATAATGATAAGCCAGATAAATGTACAGAACCAAAGTTCAAAGACTTTTTGGTCCAAAGTCCGTTATTGGTAAGACATCAGATGTTGCTTGTAATGCTGTTGTAACTTCTGATCTCGGGGACGAGCGGGGAGATAACCCACCACCTTAACACCATCTTAAAATATCGTCCATTTATTCAAATCACACCACCTCTATTCTATTATGTTTCGTCTATGGATACTTCATCTCCCTAAGCTTTTTGCCAATTATTACCGCAACGGGTACCCATATTATCTGCTACAAGAAGTACTGTATTTATTGAcgtataaaacataattttaggaAGAGCATAGAGAGAATGGACCTCGGTGCGGCTATGGGTCGTTCCACCAGCAGTACTGGCTGGACGGCAAGTTGATAGCCGTGGGTGTCATAGACATTCTGCCTAAGTGCGTGTCTTCTGTTTACTTCTTCTATGACCCACAGTATATGCACCTTACGCTAGGAACCTATGGAGCTTTGAGGTGAGAAACATTTTTGTTCTGTACTTAgccataattttgtataaaagtgCTAGAAAGTGGTTTTTCGTCCTTTCAAGtcttaattgatatttttcagGCTATTTTGCTTACACTTAAGCTAAGAGAATAATGAAGATTTTGATGTAaatgaaactttttattttagggAGATTGAATTCACAAGAAGCATGCATTCCCAATGCCCGCAAATAGAGTATTATTACATGGGATACTACATTCACTCTTGCTGCAAAATGAGGTATAAGGGAAACTTTTATCCTTCCGATCTAGCTTGTCCAGAGACTTACAAATGGCTTCCACTATTAGAATGTATTCCTAAGCTAGAGGCTTCGCCGTACTCAAGGTTGGACCCCGATATAGATAGTGTAGATGAAAATTTCCCTAAAGAAAGTGATTTGAACTATATACCGATGTGGGTGAATGGTGCTGTGATGTTGTATAAAGCTTATAAGAGACATGCAGCTGGTAAGAAGAATGCAAACAAAGTGAACGAACTCATTGAGTATTCGCGTCTAGTCGGCGCTAAATCAGCTAAAAGTCTAATATTAGTTCGGTAGATGTACACAAAAGCCAATTTTCTCCTGTGTTAAAAAGCCCTTATGAAGAGTGTAAACTTAAAAGTGATCTAATCGA
This genomic interval from Helicoverpa zea isolate HzStark_Cry1AcR chromosome 18, ilHelZeax1.1, whole genome shotgun sequence contains the following:
- the LOC124639161 gene encoding arginyl-tRNA--protein transferase 1, with product MLRSLVEYYAEHEHYRCGYCKRPDTNYSHGMWAHAMTVSDYQDLIDRGWRRSGKYCYKPTMDVTCCPMYTIRCRALEFKPSKSQKKVLKRVNKLLVGQDGPEPCPESGRKMSTGSSGSEVLAEGFEEGGEQFIETMREHQDINLDMVKNSEALDCSGDEVGDSMVHKDVMKNVQLDSAPPQEKIVKKDTGPDPNKAPCKKAKQLRRERKLEKLKEKGIEVLPVNTRKNKEKQIEDFINELPDDVKHKLEIKLVRTSPPSPEWLATAKETHEVYVKYQMTIHNDKPDKCTEPKFKDFLVQSPLLEEHRENGPRCGYGSFHQQYWLDGKLIAVGVIDILPKCVSSVYFFYDPQYMHLTLGTYGALREIEFTRSMHSQCPQIEYYYMGYYIHSCCKMRYKGNFYPSDLACPETYKWLPLLECIPKLEASPYSRLDPDIDSVDENFPKESDLNYIPMWVNGAVMLYKAYKRHAAGKKNANKVNELIEYSRLVGAKSAKSLILVR